In a single window of the Terriglobus roseus genome:
- a CDS encoding amidohydrolase/deacetylase family metallohydrolase, translating into MRFPFRSRSMAFGLILLSAATLHAQRYDLLLQHGHVIDPRNNIDAVMDVAIGGGKIAKVATTIPAADAVKTVNATGLYVTPGLIDIHAHVYTGTGEKNSYAGDNGIYPDGYTFRVGVTTVVDAGSSGWRNFEDFKQRVIDRQQTRILAELNIVGAGMRGAHYEQNLDDMDGTATAEMAKKYPGLIVGIKSAHFEGPEWKPYEQAVKAGTIANIPVMIDYGNDRKERPLYELLTRVLRPGDIYTHVYSGLREEQDPVTLGPQKGLIKGRQRGIYFDVGHGGGSFNWNVAYPIVTKFKFLPDSISTDIHITSMNAGMKDMLNVMDKFLAMGEPLPLVIKQSTSNPAHEMKQDQLGNLSEGAIADLAVLRLENGKFGFVDMNNVRVDGKQKLTCELTIKDGKVVYDLNGISADAYGAPASSAQKQSKRWTTMHTVYGKDQEAH; encoded by the coding sequence ATGCGTTTCCCGTTCCGGTCCCGCTCTATGGCGTTTGGACTCATCCTGCTGTCTGCCGCCACGCTACACGCTCAGCGCTACGATCTGTTGCTACAACACGGCCATGTCATCGACCCCCGCAACAACATCGATGCGGTCATGGACGTCGCGATCGGCGGCGGCAAAATTGCGAAGGTCGCCACAACGATTCCGGCAGCCGATGCCGTTAAGACGGTCAATGCGACAGGCCTGTATGTGACGCCGGGCCTCATCGACATTCACGCGCACGTCTACACCGGGACTGGCGAAAAGAATTCTTATGCTGGTGACAACGGTATCTATCCGGATGGCTACACCTTCCGCGTTGGCGTAACAACAGTTGTCGATGCAGGCAGTTCCGGCTGGCGCAACTTCGAAGATTTCAAGCAGCGCGTCATCGATCGCCAGCAGACGCGCATCCTAGCAGAACTGAACATCGTGGGTGCAGGTATGCGCGGCGCCCACTACGAACAGAACCTGGACGACATGGACGGCACTGCAACGGCCGAGATGGCTAAGAAGTATCCAGGGCTCATCGTCGGCATCAAGAGCGCTCACTTCGAGGGTCCGGAGTGGAAGCCCTATGAGCAGGCCGTGAAGGCCGGCACCATCGCCAACATCCCCGTCATGATCGACTACGGCAACGACCGCAAGGAACGTCCGCTGTATGAGCTTCTGACCAGGGTTTTGCGCCCCGGCGACATTTACACCCACGTGTACAGCGGTCTGCGTGAAGAGCAGGATCCGGTCACACTGGGACCCCAAAAAGGGCTGATCAAAGGCCGACAGCGCGGAATCTATTTTGACGTTGGACACGGCGGTGGATCGTTCAACTGGAACGTGGCCTACCCGATTGTGACCAAATTTAAGTTTCTACCTGACTCCATCTCGACAGATATCCACATCACCAGCATGAACGCTGGCATGAAGGACATGCTGAATGTGATGGATAAATTCCTCGCAATGGGTGAACCGCTGCCGCTGGTCATCAAGCAGTCGACGTCGAACCCGGCGCACGAGATGAAGCAGGACCAACTCGGAAACCTGTCGGAAGGTGCAATCGCCGATCTGGCCGTATTGCGCCTTGAGAATGGTAAGTTTGGTTTTGTCGACATGAATAACGTGCGCGTCGACGGAAAGCAGAAACTCACCTGTGAACTCACCATCAAGGACGGCAAGGTGGTCTACGACCTGAACGGTATCTCGGCGGACGCCTACGGCGCACCCGCATCCAGCGCGCAGAAGCAGTCCAAGCGCTGGACGACGATGCACACCGTCTACGGCAAGGATCAGGAAGCGCACTAA
- a CDS encoding MFS transporter, with product MVPKASSVRVRYLLGFLLFLLSGIAFLDRTNISIAGPQISREFALGHERLGWIFSAFLIGYALMQVPAGWMAARFGPRSVLTVGTLWWGVATILATLLPVGTPTAVFWLIALRFLLGAGESVVYPAANQFVSNWIPAGERGIINGLIFAGVGAGSGLTPPLLNWIITQHGWRAAFWFSALLGALIGCIWWFASRNMPEQHPSVSSEELQEIRAGITTDSPAEIAAAPKVQWKAMFTRKDLPLLMSAYFCFGYISWIYFSWFFTYMSEVRGFNPKSSALFTMLPFISMTFFCLLGGALSDRITRRFGLRAGRCWLASGALCLTACFLVFGSQAKNPVTAAIILSFGAGALYLSQSSFWSVSIDIAGKQSGVFSSLVNTGGQVGGAVTASLTPWIAHGFGWTSSFGTAACMALLGATCWALVNPAPVPARNA from the coding sequence ATGGTTCCGAAGGCATCATCCGTACGTGTGCGTTATCTGCTTGGATTTCTCCTCTTTCTGTTGAGCGGCATCGCCTTCCTTGACCGCACGAATATCTCCATCGCCGGCCCGCAGATAAGCCGGGAGTTTGCGCTGGGGCACGAGCGGCTTGGATGGATTTTTAGCGCCTTCCTGATCGGTTACGCACTCATGCAGGTTCCCGCCGGCTGGATGGCCGCCCGATTCGGACCGCGATCCGTGCTGACCGTTGGAACACTCTGGTGGGGTGTCGCGACAATCCTGGCGACGCTGCTGCCGGTAGGTACACCAACTGCCGTCTTCTGGTTGATCGCGCTCCGCTTCCTGCTCGGTGCAGGTGAGTCCGTCGTCTACCCCGCCGCCAATCAATTCGTCTCGAACTGGATCCCTGCCGGAGAACGCGGCATCATCAACGGCCTGATCTTCGCGGGCGTCGGCGCGGGCAGTGGCCTTACACCGCCGCTGCTGAACTGGATCATCACCCAGCATGGCTGGCGTGCTGCCTTTTGGTTCAGCGCACTGCTGGGTGCGTTGATCGGCTGCATATGGTGGTTCGCATCCCGCAACATGCCAGAACAGCACCCGTCCGTTTCAAGTGAGGAACTCCAAGAGATTCGAGCCGGGATCACGACAGACTCACCCGCTGAAATCGCCGCAGCTCCCAAGGTTCAGTGGAAGGCCATGTTCACGCGGAAAGATCTGCCCCTGCTGATGAGCGCGTACTTCTGCTTCGGCTACATCTCGTGGATTTACTTCAGTTGGTTCTTCACGTACATGTCGGAGGTGCGCGGCTTCAATCCGAAGTCCAGCGCACTCTTCACGATGTTGCCCTTCATTTCCATGACCTTCTTCTGCCTGCTGGGTGGCGCACTCAGTGATCGCATCACGCGGCGCTTTGGCCTGCGCGCAGGTCGCTGCTGGCTTGCTTCCGGTGCGCTGTGCCTGACCGCCTGCTTTCTTGTCTTTGGTTCGCAAGCAAAGAACCCGGTCACCGCCGCCATCATCCTCTCCTTTGGAGCGGGAGCGCTCTACCTTTCGCAGAGTTCCTTCTGGTCTGTCTCGATCGACATTGCCGGGAAGCAGTCGGGCGTTTTCTCCAGCCTTGTGAACACGGGCGGTCAGGTAGGAGGAGCCGTCACAGCCTCGCTGACGCCCTGGATCGCACACGGCTTTGGCTGGACCTCGTCCTTCGGAACCGCCGCCTGCATGGCCCTTCTCGGAGCAACATGCTGGGCTCTGGTGAACCCTGCACCGGTGCCAGCACGGAATGCGTAG
- a CDS encoding glucoamylase family protein: MNEIKNLTESQSQANVGQVPLIAPVFETSGLIERPDVSDEVLQHRAHELARELHPAGLQGKVTLALQTKLAKLEKRLEERLAACEKISRLSELTPQLELLESTRMLQNVLKEAESSEKQILQLLLVESPEGDKIPRVMRVTEEYLDTAHGIWSGESLSTFINAIQQEESLNLREIQMLPTFLKLAQLEFVLDRADETFASVIPPIEQSPFSGPLHSLRRLNQYEWPELLEPLVAFYSVLAQDPHTVFLCMDEETRTSYMERVAELAKRSNYNEVQVAQTAIELAQAAAGNSTSNTRLDRRRGHVGYFLFEEGVPELSHRIGYHPPFRERLHTWLMKYAEDVYIIGIIVLSITCVAALIRPLVPHHEFIWTIAALLLALLPSTQGASDIVNNAVTAFIKPRALPKLDYMKSIPDESSTFVVVPTLLLNEAQVFELFEEIEARWLSNTDPNLHFGLLTDLPDSATRPQTEDRNELVNLAVRLTDDLNAKYGNDGGGSFLLLHRHRVFNQKQGVWMGWERKRGKLLDLNKLLRGEFDSFPVKAGPTHLLSRIRYVITLDSDTQLPRKTAARMIATMAHPLNQAIIDPQLRIVTKGYGILQPRVGVSVASASRSRLATLYSGETGFDIYTRAVSDVYQDLFREGIFTGKGIYEASVLHEVLDRRFPRDTLLSHDLIEGAYARAGLVTDIEIIDDYPSHYSAYTRRKHRWVRGDWQITQWLLDRVPEESGKKVRNPISLLSQWKIVDNLRRSLVEPVTFILLICGWLILPGGARYWTFVVLTLMLLPVFVQLVFTFGRALLNASWEGCLDAFRAFWSSLGFQILNLAFLPHQTLLAIDAIVRSLVRSFLTGRSLLEWETAAQAEAKQSRSSLDLYLQASPVVALVIAGLSALRHHFDLFVTGPILILWACAPLITGWLNSPPRKLEGPLSADDQHFLERQALLTWRYYSDFGGEDNHWLIPDNVEEKNRHEVLTLTPTNLGMLFNARQAALALGFITLPEFTRATLGTLDTYSRLEKVNGHIYNWINIPTLQAVQPFTISTVDSGNLAASLYALHGGAMDSLKKPLIEPELFSAIRHMLDQKQAVRSTETIRQQVKWLFDLDPVAGKGEWMLEEAERRRLQVREYIEKYLPWLMPRFAPLFEISQFQHPENDVIPYVIGAVEHVRNLNQRLGELAHAATGGDEELALELRTLLSAAEENVANLATQLSQIVDRSEEAASVMRFDFLLVEARQLLSIGYDGKQEELHSACYDLLASEARIATFLAVAKGDIPQRAWFRLDRTHVLVKGRVSLLSWTGTMFEYLMPALWMKQYHDTLVSRAMESAVSIQRTHTKRIPWGISESGMAKRDPLGRYGYQAWGIPELALKYGAEDGPVISPYSTFLTLPFARQIALKNLRKMADLGWVGDYGFYEACDYTAGEKSPELVRSWMAHHQGMCLLAATNLLRNNIFQTWFHANPRVRAAELLLHERPLGRAAIKHLQEVSARPASADTKN, from the coding sequence GTGAACGAGATTAAGAATCTGACAGAGTCGCAGTCACAAGCCAACGTGGGGCAGGTTCCCCTCATCGCTCCGGTTTTTGAGACATCTGGTCTGATCGAGAGACCAGATGTAAGCGACGAGGTCCTACAGCACCGAGCGCATGAACTGGCACGGGAGCTTCACCCGGCAGGTCTGCAGGGCAAGGTCACCCTAGCTTTGCAAACCAAGCTTGCAAAGCTGGAGAAGCGGCTTGAGGAACGCCTGGCCGCCTGCGAAAAAATCTCCAGGCTCTCAGAGCTGACTCCGCAGCTCGAGCTACTGGAAAGCACGCGCATGTTGCAGAACGTGCTGAAAGAAGCAGAGAGTTCAGAAAAACAGATCCTGCAGCTTCTGCTGGTCGAAAGTCCGGAAGGAGACAAGATTCCCCGCGTGATGCGGGTCACGGAAGAGTACCTCGACACGGCGCACGGCATCTGGTCCGGTGAGTCTCTCTCAACTTTCATCAATGCTATACAGCAAGAGGAATCTCTGAACCTGCGTGAGATTCAGATGCTGCCAACCTTCCTCAAGCTCGCCCAGCTTGAGTTTGTTCTCGATCGTGCAGATGAAACATTTGCCAGTGTCATTCCGCCTATCGAGCAGTCACCATTCTCCGGTCCGCTCCATTCGCTGCGTCGATTGAATCAGTACGAGTGGCCGGAATTGCTTGAGCCTCTAGTGGCCTTTTACTCCGTGCTTGCGCAAGATCCGCATACCGTTTTCCTGTGCATGGATGAAGAGACGCGCACCAGCTACATGGAGCGCGTGGCAGAGCTCGCGAAACGCTCAAACTATAACGAAGTTCAGGTTGCGCAGACGGCGATCGAGCTGGCGCAGGCCGCAGCAGGAAACTCGACGTCCAACACGCGTCTGGATCGCCGCAGGGGGCACGTTGGGTACTTTCTTTTTGAAGAAGGTGTACCTGAGCTGTCGCATAGAATCGGCTATCATCCACCGTTCCGCGAGCGACTCCACACATGGCTGATGAAGTACGCGGAAGATGTCTACATCATCGGCATCATTGTCCTTTCCATCACCTGCGTCGCAGCACTCATTCGGCCGCTGGTGCCGCACCACGAATTCATCTGGACGATTGCGGCCCTGCTGCTCGCTCTTCTGCCTTCAACACAGGGCGCAAGCGACATCGTCAATAATGCCGTGACTGCCTTCATCAAACCTCGGGCACTGCCCAAACTTGATTACATGAAGAGCATTCCGGACGAATCATCCACGTTCGTCGTAGTGCCGACTTTGCTGCTGAATGAAGCACAGGTGTTCGAACTGTTCGAAGAGATCGAGGCCCGCTGGCTTTCGAACACAGATCCGAACCTCCACTTTGGCCTGCTTACGGATTTGCCGGACTCGGCTACGCGTCCGCAGACAGAAGATCGCAACGAACTCGTAAACCTCGCGGTTCGTCTCACCGATGACCTGAACGCAAAGTACGGCAATGACGGTGGCGGGTCCTTCCTGCTGCTGCACCGTCATCGTGTCTTCAACCAAAAGCAGGGCGTGTGGATGGGTTGGGAGCGCAAGCGCGGCAAGCTGCTCGACCTGAACAAGCTGCTGCGAGGCGAGTTTGACAGCTTCCCGGTAAAGGCTGGTCCAACACACCTCCTCAGCCGCATTCGCTACGTCATCACGCTTGACTCAGACACGCAGTTGCCACGCAAGACCGCCGCGCGCATGATCGCCACCATGGCGCATCCGCTCAACCAGGCCATCATCGATCCGCAGCTTCGCATCGTGACAAAGGGCTATGGCATTCTGCAGCCGCGCGTGGGCGTCAGCGTTGCTTCGGCATCGCGGTCACGTCTTGCGACGCTCTACTCCGGCGAAACGGGATTTGATATCTACACACGGGCCGTAAGCGACGTGTATCAGGATCTCTTCAGGGAAGGCATTTTCACGGGCAAAGGTATCTATGAAGCAAGCGTGCTGCATGAAGTGCTCGACCGGCGCTTTCCACGGGACACGCTACTGTCGCACGATCTCATTGAAGGGGCGTACGCGCGTGCAGGGCTAGTCACCGATATCGAGATCATCGACGACTATCCCTCGCACTATTCAGCGTACACACGCCGCAAGCATCGCTGGGTGCGTGGCGACTGGCAAATCACGCAGTGGTTGCTCGACCGCGTTCCGGAAGAATCCGGCAAGAAAGTTCGCAATCCGATCTCGTTGCTGTCGCAATGGAAGATCGTCGATAACCTTCGCAGAAGCCTTGTCGAGCCGGTGACATTCATCCTGCTGATCTGTGGCTGGCTGATCCTGCCCGGTGGCGCGCGCTACTGGACGTTTGTAGTACTTACGCTCATGCTGTTGCCTGTATTCGTTCAGCTTGTCTTCACGTTCGGCCGCGCGCTGCTGAATGCAAGCTGGGAAGGGTGCCTCGACGCGTTCCGCGCATTCTGGAGCTCACTTGGTTTCCAGATCCTAAACCTCGCCTTCCTGCCGCATCAGACACTGCTCGCGATCGACGCTATCGTGCGTTCGCTGGTGCGTAGCTTCCTCACCGGTCGTTCGCTTCTCGAATGGGAGACAGCGGCGCAGGCCGAGGCGAAGCAATCACGCAGTTCGCTCGATCTTTATCTACAGGCCTCGCCAGTTGTCGCACTGGTCATCGCAGGACTCAGTGCTCTACGCCACCACTTCGACCTGTTCGTAACCGGTCCCATCCTGATCCTGTGGGCTTGCGCTCCGCTGATCACTGGATGGCTCAACTCGCCACCTCGGAAGCTCGAAGGTCCCTTGAGCGCGGACGACCAGCATTTCCTTGAACGGCAGGCGCTGCTCACCTGGCGCTACTATTCGGACTTCGGTGGCGAAGACAACCACTGGCTGATCCCTGACAATGTGGAGGAGAAGAACCGCCACGAGGTATTGACACTGACACCAACAAACCTTGGCATGCTGTTCAACGCGCGCCAGGCGGCACTGGCGCTCGGCTTCATTACGCTGCCGGAATTTACCCGCGCAACGCTCGGCACACTCGACACATATTCGCGGCTTGAGAAGGTAAACGGGCATATTTACAACTGGATCAACATCCCCACGCTGCAAGCCGTGCAGCCCTTCACCATCTCAACGGTCGATAGCGGCAACCTCGCCGCCAGTCTGTATGCGCTGCACGGCGGTGCAATGGATTCACTGAAGAAGCCGTTGATCGAGCCCGAACTTTTCTCGGCCATCCGCCACATGTTGGACCAGAAGCAAGCGGTACGCTCCACCGAAACTATCCGCCAGCAGGTGAAGTGGCTCTTCGACCTTGATCCCGTTGCGGGCAAGGGGGAATGGATGCTCGAAGAAGCTGAGCGACGGAGGCTGCAGGTCCGGGAGTACATCGAAAAGTACCTGCCTTGGCTCATGCCGCGCTTTGCACCGTTATTTGAAATCAGTCAGTTCCAGCATCCTGAGAACGACGTGATCCCGTACGTTATCGGCGCTGTCGAGCACGTTCGCAACCTGAATCAACGGCTGGGTGAACTGGCTCACGCCGCGACAGGCGGAGACGAAGAGCTTGCGCTTGAGCTGCGTACCCTGTTGTCGGCCGCGGAGGAGAACGTCGCCAATCTTGCCACTCAGCTAAGCCAGATCGTTGACCGCAGCGAAGAGGCCGCCAGCGTGATGCGCTTCGACTTTCTGCTGGTCGAGGCGCGCCAGCTGCTTTCCATCGGTTATGACGGCAAGCAGGAAGAACTCCACTCCGCCTGTTACGATCTGCTGGCTTCGGAAGCCCGCATTGCTACGTTCCTCGCAGTCGCAAAGGGCGACATCCCGCAACGCGCATGGTTTCGGCTCGATCGTACTCACGTTCTCGTGAAGGGACGGGTGAGCCTGCTTTCTTGGACTGGCACCATGTTCGAGTACCTGATGCCAGCCCTGTGGATGAAGCAGTACCACGACACGCTTGTCTCTCGTGCAATGGAATCTGCAGTCTCCATCCAACGCACCCATACGAAGCGCATTCCGTGGGGCATCTCTGAGAGTGGCATGGCGAAGCGTGATCCGCTTGGCCGTTATGGCTATCAGGCTTGGGGTATCCCGGAACTCGCGTTGAAGTACGGCGCGGAAGATGGTCCGGTGATCTCTCCTTACTCAACCTTTCTGACCCTGCCGTTCGCACGTCAGATCGCGTTGAAGAATCTCCGTAAAATGGCAGATCTCGGCTGGGTGGGCGACTACGGTTTCTACGAGGCGTGCGACTACACCGCTGGGGAGAAGTCACCGGAACTTGTTCGAAGCTGGATGGCTCACCACCAAGGCATGTGCCTGCTGGCCGCAACCAACCTGCTGCGGAACAACATCTTCCAGACGTGGTTCCACGCTAATCCGAGGGTCCGCGCTGCCGAACTGCTCCTGCACGAACGTCCGCTCGGTCGGGCGGCCATCAAACATCTGCAAGAGGTGTCCGCGCGACCTGCAAGCGCCGACACGAAAAACTAG
- a CDS encoding ABC transporter ATP-binding protein produces the protein MTETSGNTNPWRERIVALRNVPLVLRILWESSHQAVVWGVLLRLMVAVLPFAAAKVVQYIINDIADKLRGKPVDPHFWYFVGAEVGINVAIGLLMRGTDYSDALLANSYTHYASVKVMEQASRLDLTTYENPVFYDRLERARVQATDRLVMIQQIGRLLQQSITTLVFSIALVLASPWLVLLMLVGVLPSFLGETHFAFLGYAKNFRQTPAKRQMDYLRTVAGSRDGAKEIKLFGLSKYFTERFEVLARQIYREDVELSRKKLWLGGLLGVISTLGYYGAYLFVIMRTIHGAYSIGYFTFLTASIQQANSNLQQLFSTASGIADQALFLTDLIEFFKMEPTVYSKPDGLAAPVPIRQGFEFRNVSFTYPGTNRTVLKNFTFTLRPGERVALIGENGQGKTTIVKLITRLYDPTEGEILLDGKDLREYKLEDLHREIGVIFQDFMRYEMTARENIAVGRIDRPSEDGDSDIEYAAHKSLADSVVAKLEHGYDQILGRRFEGGVELSGGEWQRVALARAYLRDAQLLILDEPTAALDARSELEVFDRFAELTQGKMALLISHRFSTVRMADRIVVLSGGRLLEEGNHQKLMEQGGLYAEMFELQAASYR, from the coding sequence ATGACTGAAACCTCCGGCAATACGAACCCGTGGCGCGAACGCATCGTTGCTCTCCGTAACGTTCCGCTGGTTCTGCGAATTCTTTGGGAATCGAGTCACCAGGCAGTTGTCTGGGGCGTTCTCCTGCGTCTCATGGTGGCAGTGCTACCCTTCGCCGCGGCGAAGGTCGTCCAGTACATCATCAACGACATCGCTGACAAGCTGCGGGGCAAGCCAGTCGACCCGCACTTTTGGTACTTTGTCGGCGCAGAGGTCGGCATCAACGTAGCGATCGGCCTGTTGATGCGAGGCACCGACTACAGCGATGCGCTCCTGGCCAACAGCTACACTCATTACGCCTCCGTAAAAGTTATGGAGCAGGCGTCGCGGCTTGATCTGACCACCTACGAGAATCCGGTCTTTTATGACCGCCTCGAACGTGCGCGAGTGCAGGCGACGGACCGCCTCGTCATGATCCAGCAGATCGGCAGACTGTTGCAGCAAAGCATCACCACGCTGGTGTTTTCGATTGCGCTGGTGCTTGCCTCGCCATGGCTTGTGCTGCTGATGCTGGTGGGAGTGCTGCCATCATTCCTTGGAGAGACACACTTCGCCTTCCTGGGCTACGCGAAGAACTTCCGTCAAACTCCCGCCAAGCGCCAGATGGACTACCTGCGAACGGTTGCGGGCAGTCGCGACGGCGCCAAGGAAATTAAGCTCTTCGGGCTCAGCAAATACTTCACGGAACGCTTCGAAGTGCTTGCGCGCCAGATTTATCGCGAGGATGTTGAGCTCTCACGCAAAAAGCTTTGGCTCGGCGGTCTACTTGGAGTCATCAGCACCCTGGGTTACTACGGCGCATACCTGTTCGTAATCATGCGCACCATCCACGGCGCGTATAGCATCGGCTACTTCACGTTTCTCACCGCGTCAATTCAGCAGGCGAATTCCAATTTGCAGCAGTTGTTCTCAACAGCTTCCGGCATTGCGGATCAGGCGTTATTCCTCACGGACCTCATCGAGTTCTTCAAGATGGAGCCTACGGTTTACTCCAAACCCGATGGCTTAGCCGCGCCGGTACCGATTCGCCAAGGCTTCGAGTTCCGCAACGTTTCGTTTACCTACCCCGGAACCAATCGCACCGTGCTCAAGAACTTTACGTTTACGCTGCGACCAGGTGAGCGGGTGGCTTTGATCGGGGAAAACGGTCAGGGCAAGACGACGATTGTGAAGCTGATAACGCGGCTCTACGATCCGACCGAAGGTGAGATTCTGCTGGATGGCAAGGATCTGCGCGAGTACAAACTCGAAGATCTGCACCGCGAGATCGGTGTCATCTTTCAGGACTTCATGCGCTATGAAATGACGGCGCGTGAGAACATTGCCGTCGGTCGTATCGATCGTCCCAGCGAAGATGGCGACAGTGATATTGAGTACGCGGCTCATAAGAGCCTGGCGGATTCCGTCGTGGCCAAACTGGAGCATGGCTACGACCAGATTCTGGGCCGTCGCTTTGAGGGCGGCGTTGAGCTCTCAGGCGGCGAGTGGCAGCGCGTCGCATTGGCAAGGGCGTATTTACGAGACGCGCAGTTGCTCATTCTCGATGAGCCGACGGCCGCGTTAGATGCCCGAAGCGAACTGGAAGTGTTTGACCGGTTTGCGGAGTTGACGCAGGGCAAGATGGCACTGCTCATCTCGCATCGCTTCTCAACCGTACGAATGGCCGACCGCATCGTCGTCCTCAGCGGAGGACGTCTGCTTGAAGAAGGCAATCACCAGAAGCTTATGGAGCAGGGCGGTCTCTACGCCGAAATGTTCGAACTGCAAGCCGCGAGTTATCGGTAA
- a CDS encoding acyltransferase family protein yields the protein MLTAMPTPSRAKSSERVYRPDIDGLRAVAVLMVLGAHFRTRFRGGYVGVDIFFVISGYLISGHVISQLEVDSFSIVGFYERRIRRIFPALVVVLIFTTVLAWHYLFPAEFSDYAKSLLAAIFSYSNLLFWKQSGYFDAPSQTKPLLHTWSLGVEEQFYIFLPIFLIAIRRFARQHMRTAIYLVSALTFSLSIYWVRRDATAAFFWAPLRAWELLIGTIISQHYLPVIKDSFARNVASATGLITLLVVALRYTDATSFPGVAALAPCVGTALIISAGETGSSIVSGILSLRPVVFLGTISYSLYLWHWPLLAFNSIGDLVIDGPPWSRSLKSALFALSTAAAVLSWRFVERPFREGCFLSTRKPLFLCTGIAVACFTMAAMAAINSEGAPSRFSRPALDAASYLSTDVEKSFGDECFLGGSDSLIKLNQPICLHASSSGTSYLLYGDSHAAQLWHGLTQIFPDRNISQATAAFCTPYVHQPSGVRLTCVQLSDLIYRDYLPRHPGQTVILSGRWERQDQVAIGDMIDAIHAAGSEVILLGPMIYYTLPLPRLIAESIQRRQPGYVESHRDLEAQVLDQELQHLAQTIWKVHYISFYQDLCTPVCPAYATHDVPMLFDAHHFTPQGSIAFALAMKARNQLL from the coding sequence GTGCTGACCGCGATGCCCACGCCATCCCGAGCCAAATCTTCTGAGCGTGTCTACCGTCCGGATATCGACGGCTTGCGTGCTGTTGCCGTTCTCATGGTTCTCGGTGCGCACTTTCGCACGCGCTTCCGCGGCGGATACGTAGGTGTTGATATCTTCTTCGTGATTTCCGGCTACCTCATCAGTGGCCATGTGATCTCGCAGCTCGAAGTCGATTCCTTCTCCATTGTCGGCTTCTACGAACGCCGCATCCGACGAATCTTTCCAGCACTGGTCGTGGTCTTGATCTTCACAACTGTGCTCGCCTGGCACTACCTCTTCCCTGCGGAATTTAGCGACTATGCGAAGTCGCTGCTTGCGGCGATTTTCTCTTACTCCAACCTGCTGTTCTGGAAGCAATCTGGCTACTTTGATGCACCAAGCCAGACCAAGCCGTTGCTTCACACCTGGTCCCTTGGAGTTGAAGAGCAGTTCTACATCTTCCTCCCGATTTTTCTGATTGCAATCCGCCGTTTCGCCCGCCAGCACATGAGGACAGCGATCTACCTGGTCTCAGCGCTTACCTTTTCACTCTCCATCTACTGGGTGCGTCGCGATGCAACCGCGGCTTTCTTCTGGGCACCACTGCGCGCGTGGGAGCTGCTGATTGGCACCATCATTTCGCAGCATTACTTGCCGGTGATCAAAGATTCATTTGCTCGCAATGTCGCGTCTGCCACTGGTCTCATCACGCTGCTGGTGGTAGCGCTCCGTTACACGGATGCGACGTCTTTCCCAGGGGTCGCGGCACTTGCACCGTGTGTCGGAACGGCGCTCATCATCTCTGCCGGCGAAACCGGATCGTCAATCGTCAGCGGGATCCTGAGCTTGAGGCCGGTTGTCTTCCTCGGCACGATCTCCTACTCGCTTTATCTCTGGCATTGGCCTCTGCTTGCCTTCAACAGCATTGGAGACCTTGTCATCGATGGCCCACCTTGGTCACGCTCGTTGAAGAGCGCTCTCTTCGCGCTGTCAACCGCAGCTGCAGTCCTGTCCTGGCGCTTTGTGGAGCGGCCATTTCGCGAAGGATGTTTTCTCTCTACGAGGAAACCTTTGTTCCTTTGCACCGGAATCGCTGTCGCTTGCTTCACGATGGCTGCAATGGCTGCGATCAATTCCGAGGGAGCACCATCGCGCTTCTCTCGACCTGCTCTCGATGCGGCTAGCTATCTCTCCACGGACGTAGAGAAGTCTTTCGGAGACGAGTGTTTCCTGGGAGGTTCGGATTCCCTCATAAAGTTGAATCAGCCCATCTGTCTGCACGCGAGCTCATCCGGTACGTCTTATCTCCTTTACGGTGACAGTCACGCTGCGCAACTCTGGCACGGGCTGACCCAGATCTTTCCCGATCGCAACATATCGCAAGCGACAGCCGCTTTCTGCACACCATACGTACATCAACCCTCTGGAGTTCGCCTTACTTGCGTGCAGCTCAGTGATCTTATCTATCGCGACTACCTTCCCAGACATCCCGGACAGACCGTCATCTTGAGTGGCCGATGGGAGCGTCAGGACCAAGTTGCGATTGGCGATATGATCGATGCCATTCACGCAGCAGGTTCCGAAGTGATCCTGCTGGGCCCCATGATTTACTACACGTTGCCTTTACCAAGACTCATCGCCGAGTCGATTCAGCGAAGACAACCTGGTTATGTGGAATCACACCGCGACCTTGAGGCGCAGGTCCTGGATCAAGAGTTACAGCACCTCGCCCAGACGATTTGGAAGGTACACTACATATCTTTCTACCAAGACCTCTGCACGCCCGTTTGCCCCGCGTATGCAACTCACGACGTTCCTATGCTCTTCGATGCTCACCACTTCACGCCGCAAGGATCCATCGCATTCGCACTCGCGATGAAGGCACGCAACCAGCTTCTTTGA